From the genome of Miscanthus floridulus cultivar M001 chromosome 10, ASM1932011v1, whole genome shotgun sequence, one region includes:
- the LOC136488011 gene encoding uncharacterized protein: protein MATFCALHNVETKEREETTMVEGPGKALKTINLNEPRAQVHLGHVGADQEQRWYLDSGASNHMTGSKASFSELDDDVTDMLCSSIISLGQLYECGSEVLIKDRVLRIRDQEQRLLTKVKRSLNWLYLLDLKVEQPVCLVVSFNVLGRLEKMVQGLPHIKHGGKLCDSYLAGKQRRLPFPKVAKYHAKEALELIHSDLCGPITPTTNGGRRYFLLLVDYCSHYMWLQLLTSKDEAATTIKKFKTHAEAESGKKLCVLRTDSGGEFTSVEFVAYCTD from the exons atggcgacgttctgtgcactacaCAACGTCGAGACCAAGGAGAGGGAGGAGAcgacgatggtggaaggacctgggaaggccctgaagaccatCAACCTCAACGAACCACGTGCCCAAGTTCACCTCGGGcatgtgggcgccgaccaggagcagcggtggtatctggactctggtgccagtaaccacatgacgggctccaaggcatccttctccgagctcgacgacgatgttaccgatatg ctgtgttccagcatcatcagcctTGGTCAGCTGTATGAgtgcggtagcgaggtactgatcaaggatagagtccttaggatcagggaccaggagcagcgacttcttaccaaggtgaagaggtccctgaactggTTGTACTTGCttgacctaaaggtagagcagccggtgtgcctggtggtaag cttcaatgtgcttggtcggctggagaagatggtccaagggctaccccacatcaagcacggaggcaagCTATGTGATAGCTACCTGgctgggaagcagaggaggctacctttcccaaaggtggccaagtatcacGCAAAAGAAGCTCTCGAGCTCATTCACAgcgacctctgcgggccgatcacgcctactacaaacggtggtcggaggtacttcctcctgcttgtGGATTATTGCAGTcactacatgtggctacaactcctgacaagcaaggacgaagcggcgacgacaatcaagaagttcaagacgcaCGCGGAggctgagagcggcaagaagctctgtgtgctgaggactgatagtggtggtgaattcacttcggtggagttcgttgCGTACTGCACGGAttag